The Zerene cesonia ecotype Mississippi chromosome 19, Zerene_cesonia_1.1, whole genome shotgun sequence genome has a window encoding:
- the LOC119834420 gene encoding medium-chain acyl-CoA ligase ACSF2, mitochondrial, which produces MFKSAVFIKNRINFTQIRLSRHLQTDQASYLLNPGREPLTSANLGQVLEESVKKYADRIAIKSIHEDLSITYEDLLKQADSLGHALRQNGFEKGDRFGIWTHNCAGWIVATLAAARAGLISVLINPLYEKPELSYCINKAELKGILIGDEISSRNYYSMMEQIIPELEKSKPGQIRSDKFPTLTTVVTAGKNNLPGTFSLHSLSNDHKNNNYVSQYVQEIGSEDGSIIHFTSGTTGNPKAGLDSHLGLVNNTYYTGIRNSFNEGHQIVCVQVPLFHALGSVITTIGGLRNGVTLVLAAPTYNVAANIKALCSEKCTAITGTPTMYVDIISQIKDKGDLPIKLKMALAAGAPCSPQLIHQIEKHLKADSVRALYGMTETTASVFQSLPTDGVDLVAETVGYLQDHVEVQVVDQNGQRVPYNQPGELMVRGYLNMLKYWNDPEKTKQTLTHDGWLHTGDTFTISPDGYGRIVGRIKDIIVRGGENIAPKEIEDLLNTHPDIIESQVVGVADERLGEELCAVLRTRENVAIDLQDIRSFCSGKIARFKIPRIIKTLDEFPKTVSGKIQKFRLKQMIDSGKL; this is translated from the exons ATGTTTAAAAGTGctgtgtttattaaaaaccggataaattttacacaaataag attatCTCGGCACTTACAAACAGATCAAGCGAGCTACTTACTAAATCCAGGGCGTGAACCTTTGACCAGCGCAAATTTAGGACAAGTTTTAGAAGAAAGCGTTAAGAAGTATGCGGACAGAATAGCGATAAAATCTATTCATGAAGACTTGAGTATTACATATGAAGACTTACTTAAACAG GCAGACTCCTTGGGCCATGCTTTACGACAGAATGGCTTCGAAAAGGGCGATCGATTTGGTATCTGGACCCACAACTGTGCAGGATGGATAGTGGCAACGTTAGCCGCTGCAAGAGCAGGGCTTATATCT GTACTAATCAATCCCCTCTACGAGAAACCAGAGTTAAGCTATTGCATAAATAAAGCGGAATTAAAAGGCATTCTCATTGGAGATGAAATATCAAGTAGGAACTATTACAGTATGATGGAACAGATTATACCTGAACTGGAGAAGTCGAAACCAGGCCAAATAAGATCGGATAAATTTCCAACACTCACCACTGTTGTAACTGctggaaaaaataatttacc AGGCACATTCAGTCTACATTCTTTATCAAACgatcacaaaaataataattatgtatctcAATATGTCCAAGAAATCGGATCAGAAGATGGCAGCATTATTCATTTCACTTCAGGGACTACTG GAAATCCGAAAGCCGGCCTAGACTCTCACCTGGGTcttgtaaataatacatattatacaggAATTAGAAACAGTTTTAACGAAGGACATCAAATTGTGTGTGTGCAA gttccactatttcacgcattGGGCTCGGTAATCACCACCATAGGTGGACTCAGAAATGGCGTCACTCTAGTTTTGGCGGCTCCGACCTATAACGTGGCTGCCAATATAAAAGCATTATGTTCCGAAAA GTGTACGGCAATTACTGGAACACCGACAATGTACGTCGACATTATCTCACAAATAAAAGACAAGGGAGATttaccaataaaattaaaaatggcgCTAGCGGCCGGTGCTCCTTGTAGTCCACAGCTTATACATCAAATTGAGAAACATCTTAAAGCAGATTCAGTCAGA GCACTCTATGGTATGACTGAAACTACGGCGAGTGTATTTCAATCGCTTCCCACGGATGGTGTGGACCTTGTAGCTGAGACTGTTGGATATTTGCAAGACCATGTAGAAGTTCAA gttGTCGATCAGAACGGACAAAGAGTACCATATAATCAACCTGGCGAATTAATGGTGCGTGGTTACCTTAATATGCTGAAGTATTGGAATGATCCAGAAAAAACTAAACAGACACTAACACATGACGGATGGCTTCATACAGG TGATACATTTACGATATCCCCGGATGGATATGGCCGCATAGTTGGTAGAATTAAGGACATCATCGTTAGAGGAGGGGAGAATATAGCCCCAAAAGAGATAGAAGACCTGTTGAACACGCACCCGGATATTATTGAGAGTCAA GTCGTTGGAGTGGCAGATGAAAGATTGGGGGAAGAACTTTGTGCAGTATTAAGGACACGAGAAAATGTTGCTATTGATCTTCAAGATATAAGATCGTTCTGTTCTGGAAAAATTGCCAGGTTCAAAATACccagaataataaaaacgttagaTGAATTCCCCAAAACGGTTTCTGGAAAGATACAAAAGTTTagattaaaacaaatgatcGACTCCGgaaagttgtaa